In Planctomycetia bacterium, the following are encoded in one genomic region:
- the purE gene encoding N5-carboxyaminoimidazole ribonucleotide mutase produces MPPSPAPLVGVVMGSRSDWATLQRAAQILEQFGVPHACEVVSAHRTPGKLAEYATGAADRGLRVIIAGAGGAAHLPGMIAAQTHLPVLGVPVESAVLRGVDSLLSIVQMPAGIPVGTLAIGPAGAANAALLAVSILALDDRKLREKLIAYRADQTQRVLAERLDGDPNGWSDRPSER; encoded by the coding sequence GTGCCCCCCTCCCCTGCCCCCCTGGTCGGCGTCGTGATGGGGAGCCGGTCCGACTGGGCGACGCTGCAGCGGGCCGCACAGATCCTCGAGCAGTTCGGCGTGCCGCACGCCTGTGAGGTTGTGTCTGCCCACCGGACGCCGGGAAAACTCGCCGAGTACGCCACCGGGGCGGCCGACCGCGGCCTGCGGGTGATCATCGCCGGTGCCGGGGGCGCGGCCCACCTCCCCGGGATGATCGCCGCCCAGACCCACCTGCCCGTGCTCGGCGTGCCGGTCGAATCGGCGGTGCTGCGTGGCGTCGATTCGCTGCTCTCGATCGTGCAGATGCCGGCCGGCATTCCCGTGGGGACGCTGGCGATCGGCCCGGCCGGCGCCGCCAACGCGGCGCTGCTCGCGGTCTCGATCCTCGCGCTCGACGACCGGAAGTTGCGCGAGAAGCTGATCGCGTATCGGGCCGACCAGACGCAGCGCGTGCTCGCCGAACGGCTCGACGGCGATCCCAACGGCTGGTCGGACCGGCCGTCGGAGCGCTGA
- a CDS encoding threonylcarbamoyl-AMP synthase, which produces MARTLPDVLRCDWPADEAEPPAATAVALDRAADIIRGGGLVAIPTETVYGLAADALDEDAVAGIFRAKGRPASNPLIVHVADEAMARGLAGSWPAAAAAIAARHWPGPVTLVVPRGPRIPAIVTAGGPTVAVRCPDHRLARQLIAVVGRPLAAPSANRSEALSPTTAHHVLAGLGAKVELILDGGPCGRGIESTVVDCTTDPPRILRPGPLSRAALEAAVGGAVIWPESQPLDSQDPRPCDADGPARSPGQSPRHYAPKIPLETSPNAAKRVAELLAAGRRVGWLTTRADEPAVRALAASRELVVVPMPAEPEAFAARLYATLHALDQRPLDRILVDSPPDTEAWRAVRDRLGRAAERPA; this is translated from the coding sequence ATGGCCCGCACGCTTCCCGATGTCCTCCGCTGCGACTGGCCGGCCGACGAGGCCGAGCCGCCGGCGGCGACCGCGGTGGCTCTCGACCGCGCCGCGGACATCATCCGCGGCGGTGGACTCGTCGCCATCCCCACCGAGACGGTCTACGGGCTCGCCGCCGACGCCCTCGACGAGGATGCCGTGGCGGGCATCTTTCGCGCCAAGGGGCGGCCGGCCTCGAACCCGCTCATCGTCCACGTCGCCGACGAAGCGATGGCCCGCGGCCTCGCCGGCAGTTGGCCGGCCGCAGCGGCAGCGATCGCCGCACGGCACTGGCCCGGCCCGGTGACGCTCGTCGTGCCACGAGGCCCGCGGATTCCCGCGATCGTCACCGCGGGAGGCCCGACGGTCGCCGTGCGTTGCCCGGACCACCGCCTCGCCCGCCAACTGATCGCGGTCGTCGGCCGGCCGCTGGCGGCGCCGAGCGCCAATCGCTCGGAGGCCCTCTCGCCGACGACGGCGCATCACGTACTGGCCGGCCTCGGCGCCAAGGTCGAACTGATCCTCGACGGCGGCCCCTGTGGCCGGGGGATCGAATCGACGGTGGTCGATTGCACGACCGATCCGCCGCGCATCCTCCGGCCGGGGCCACTCTCCCGCGCGGCGCTGGAGGCGGCGGTGGGCGGGGCGGTGATCTGGCCCGAGTCGCAGCCTCTTGATTCCCAGGATCCTCGGCCATGCGATGCGGACGGACCCGCGCGCAGCCCCGGGCAGTCTCCCCGGCACTACGCGCCGAAGATTCCCCTGGAGACCTCCCCGAACGCCGCGAAGAGAGTGGCCGAACTGCTTGCCGCCGGCCGCAGGGTCGGCTGGCTGACGACCCGCGCCGACGAGCCCGCGGTCCGGGCGCTGGCCGCCTCCCGCGAGCTCGTCGTCGTGCCGATGCCGGCCGAACCGGAGGCGTTCGCGGCCCGGCTCTACGCGACGCTCCACGCGCTCGACCAACGGCCGCTCGACCGCATCCT